Proteins co-encoded in one Quercus robur chromosome 8, dhQueRobu3.1, whole genome shotgun sequence genomic window:
- the LOC126696825 gene encoding uncharacterized protein LOC126696825, producing MKQKEDQQVLQHRQKRLVLISLKFAKPIAYFLLLLLSYTLGCLSSSNSSPFKNATSLPTTSIPTPTAPTIQDLANLPSQLDHFRVSTHCSNPLPSELVRQTILDRVYNATSPFDNFPPVHVSSLLRPQRLKGWGSNGAVFEHLIQKVKPKTIIEVGTFLGASAVHMAGLTRQLGLQTQILCVDDFRGWPGFRDRFKDIKMLNGDVLLMYQFMQNLVSVNATDSVLPVPFSTGSALNLFCELGVYADLIEVDAGHDFMSAWSDINRAYRLLRPGGVLFGHDYFTAADDRGVRRAVNLFARIHGFKIKIDGQHWVIDST from the coding sequence ATGAAACAGAAAGAAGATCAGCAAGTACTACAGCACCGACAAAAAAGGCTTGTACTCATATCCTTAAAATTCGCAAAACCCATCGCCTACTTTCTCCTCCTCTTGCTATCGTACACCTTGGGTTGCCTATCATCCTCGAATTCCTCACCTTTTAAGAATGCCACGTCACTCCCGACAACCTCGATTCCAACTCCGACCGCACCTACTATCCAAGACCTCGCAAACTTGCCTTCTCAACTCGACCACTTCCGAGTCAGCACTCACTGTTCCAACCCGCTCCCCTCCGAACTCGTCCGACAAACGATCCTCGACCGTGTCTACAACGCCACGTCACCTTTCGATAACTTCCCGCCGGTCCACGTCAGCTCCCTCCTCCGTCCCCAGAGGCTCAAAGGGTGGGGCTCAAACGGCGCCGTTTTCGAACACCTTATTCAGAAAGTGAAGCCCAAAACCATCATCGAAGTCGGCACTTTCCTAGGCGCGTCGGCGGTTCACATGGCCGGGCTGACTCGCCAACTCGGCCTCCAAACCCAGATCCTCTGCGTCGACGATTTTCGCGGCTGGCCCGGGTTTCGGGACCGGTTCAAAGACATTAAAATGTTGAACGGCGACGTTTTGCTCATGTACCAGTTCATGCAAAACTTGGTATCCGTAAACGCCACGGATTCGGTTTTGCCCGTGCCGTTTTCAACCGGATCGGCTCTCAACTTGTTTTGTGAGTTGGGCGTGTACGCTGATTTGATCGAGGTGGATGCAGGTCATGATTTTATGTCGGCTTGGTCCGATATCAATCGGGCGTACCGGCTTTTAAGACCCGGTGGAGTACTTTTTGGGCACGATTATTTTACTGCAGCTGATGATCGAGGTGTTAGGAGGGCTGTGAATCTGTTTGCTCGAATTCATGGCTTCAAAATTAAAATCGATGGCCAACATTGGGTCATCGATTCAACTTAA